The sequence below is a genomic window from Fibrobacter sp..
GTCTTAAGCGGCCTCCTTACGGGAATTCTCGCCTCCCGTGTGTGCAGCGGCCTTGTAGGCGAATGGTTTGGCTGGCGTTCCATGTTCCTCATTGCCGCAATGATGATGCTCGCCTCCACCGCCATCGTCTTTAAAGTTCTGCCCAATGTGCCCACCACTTACCGCGGCACATTTTTCAGCATGCTGAAATCCATCGGGGAACTTTTTGTGCGGTTCTCCCAGGCACGAATCTACAGCATCCGCTCGGGATTCGCCTTCGGCTCCTTTTTAGCGCTGTGGGCATGCCTCGCCTTCCGTATGAAGCAAGCGCCCTTCTTCCAGGACAGTAAAACCGTTGGGCTTCTGGGACTCTGCGGAATCGCCGGCGCCCTCACCGCTTCTCGCATCGGCAAGTACATCAAACGCTTCGGCGTAGAAAAATTCTGCAACGCAGGCAACTTCCTCATGGCCACCGCCTGGGCCACCTTCTACTTCGGAAGCAACAGCTACGCCGCCATCATCGTGGGCATCATCCTCATCGATATCGGCATGCAATTTATCCAGTTGGGCAATCAAAGCTCCGTCATGAAACTCTGCCCCGAAGCCACCAGCCGCATGAACACCATCTTCATGACCATCTACTTTATCGGCGGCTCCCTGGGTACATTCCTCTCCGGCACCTTCTGGACACTCTGGGGCTGGAACGGCACCGTCTTCGCCGGCCTCTTGCTCACCGCACTTTCGTTTATAACAACTGCCGTCAGTTATTGCAAGAGATAAAATACGTGGCGCAAGCGCACTCCCACGCGTCTCGGCAGTACGAACAGTGTTCGCGTTACTCTCAACTTTTGGGCGTTCCCCCGGCTCCCGGGACACGCACAACAGAACCGCCGCCGGGGTCGGGCTGTATTCGCTTCGCTCACCGAGCCGCGCTACGCGAGTCTCGGCCCATACGGGTAACCATCCCTAACGCGAATGCAGGATGCAAGATGTTCTATATGCCTCAGGGTGAGGCGTATGGGAAACTAGGCAAATTCTGATTAATAAAATTTATTTTCAGGGGAACGATGTTTTAGAAAAACTAAATTTATGGGGAATATATTCGGAGTTTTTTATGAAGACTTTTAAGAAAATTGGTTTGGTGAGCGCGGTCGCTTTTGCGCTGTTCGCCTTTAACGCCTGCGGCGACGACTCCAACTCCACCAGCGCATCTGGTGAAAACAGCACACTGAGTTCCGCTGTTGAGGACGATGAATCATCCTCCAGTATCAACGGCGACTCTTCCTCTTCTGTCATTCCGGGTTCCTCATCAAGTGTCATCCCGAGCGACAGCGAAGGTTCTAGCAGTTCCTCTAGCGTAAAAGCCGATGGAAAATCAAGTTCTTCATCTAAAAAGGGCGGAAGTAGTAGTTCCGAATTTGTATATAGGCTATGCGAAGAAAATGAGCATAAAGTTGTTATTTCTGCTTTAGATACGGGATATGTCACATGTAAAAATAACCAATGGGTCATTGATTCTATTGTGGAAGCAGTCTTGCCCAAGGTTTACCCGAACATGGACAGTGTATTCGGCTCTAAGGCTACTTATGGAACCTTTACGGACCCTCGTGATGGAAAGGTTTATAGGACGGTCAAGTCTTTTGACATGGATGGAAATTACAGCTTTACTGTGATGGCTCAAAATTTGAATTTTGCAGATACCGTGCTTGATATCGCCACGACCATATTTGATGATGCGAAAATTGAAAAAAGTTGCTATAAGGACGACCCCTGGTATTGCGACAACTACTTCGGAGCTCTATACTCCTGGAGCGAAGCGATGGGACTCCCAAAAGTTTGTGACAGTGTGAGTGTGGCCGATAACCCCAAGTGTACCGCCAATTTTAACGATAAATATCCCGAAGACAGCAAGGTGAGAGGCGTTTGTCCCGAGGGATGGCATGTGATGAATGAAACTGAGTGGAAACATGTTGCTATCACTCCTGCTGGAATAGATTTGAGTCACAGCCTTCTTTCTCAGGCTATTTGGTCACATAAGTTTACTGCGAAAAACTCGTACGGTATGAGTATCTTGCCTCATGGCGATGACGGCTATGAGAAGGAATTGGCCAAATTTTGGATACCCTCTGAAAAAGATTTAGATGTCGCAAAAACAATTACTTTTAGTTTGGAAGAATTTTCTGTGTCAAAATCTTATAAAAGAAGTCATTTAAATATTCGTTGTGTTCTTGATTATTAAGATACGCAAAAAAAATTGAAATCTACCGAGATCCAATATGAACAAGAAAAACAAGCTGCTTAAAAATAATCTTTATAAGATGGAGTCTTTGGTTTGCTCGTGATGACTGCAAAATCGGCATCCATCAACACCGCAAGATTTGCATAGACACATTTAACAGAGTTTTAATATGAACACATTCAAAAAAATCACACTCACCAGCGCAGTCGCTTTTGCGCTGTTCACCTTTAACGCCTGCGGCGACGACTCCACCAGCGCATCTGCTGAAAACGGTTCCCTGAGTTCCGCTGTTGAGGACGATGAGTCGTCCTCCAGCATCAACGGTGACTCTTCCTCTTCTGTCATTCCGGGTTCCTCCTCAAGCGTCGTGAGCGATAGCGAAGGATCTAGCAGTAGCGTCAAGGGCAGCGACACAGCCGATGGGTCATCCTCTTCTGTCATTCCCGACCCCGATCGGGAATCTAGCAGTTCCTCGGAAAAATCCAGCAGCAGCTCGGCTAAGTCCAGTTCCTCGGTGAACTCCTCATCAAGTGTCAAGTCTAGCAGTAGCTCTTCTGTGAAACAGTCGAGTTCTAGCTCTAATGAAATTCGATCATCTAGTAGTAAACAAAATCCTTGGGGGACATCGGCTGAATGGAGTCCGTTTAATTGCAAGGATTTTGGAGGGTGCCTTGAATTTACAGATGTTCGAAATAATCGATCTTATAAATATCTCAAGTTTAAAGGCCGTGATACTCTTGGAAAGGTTACTTCAATTTATGCGATGGTTGAAAATTTAAATATTGGTGTTATGGTTCGTGGAAGGAAAAATCAGGAAGATAATGATATAATTGAACGGTATTGTTATGATAATGATACATTAAATTGTCATTATTATGGTGGGCTTTATCAATGGGCTGAGATGATGCAACTGCCAAGTGAATGTAACCAAAAAGATTGTCGGGATAAATATGACGCAACAACTCTTCATCATCAGGGAATTTGCCCGGATGGCTGGCGTCTGTTGACTTATAATGATTTCTACATCATAGTCAATAGCAATGGTAATACCCACGGTGTTGAAGGGGTGCGATCTACATTCGGTTTTGGTGGTTACAATACCACAGGGTATAGCCTTGTTGGGGCTGGCTACAATTGGGACAATACTTTCGTAAATTTAAATGAGGGAACTTATTGGCATTATCCTGAGGAAAATCCTGAAAATTTTGCATTATGGTCAAAGGGCTCGTGGCAAGATCGAACTTCAAAATCAAATCCTATATCAAATACTCCTAAAAAACAAGGCTTTTCTGTTAGATGTGTGATGGATGAGTAATTCAATCGGAGCCTAGACAAAGACTGCTTTGCGTTATACAACCATTGAGGTCGATGCGTCTAAAAAAATCAGCAAGGAAAATTTGCTCGTGATGACTGCAAAATCGGCATCCATCAACACCGCAAGATTTGCATAGACACACCGACGGAAGCCGACATGAAAGCCTTCAAGAAAAACATCCCTGTCGGTTCCACATCGCTTTCGCGTTAGGCCCCGCAGCCCGCATGGGTTAGGACGCGAAGCGGCTGAACGACAAAAAGACCGAACTGGATTTTTCCAGCTCGGTCTTTTTATAGCGCAAGAGGGCCGGCCCGCCAGGGCAACGCCCAAAACATCGCCCCCTGTCGCCTATAGTTTGCAAAGTGAAATTTTTTCGCGCCCCGCCTTGACGCCGCCCAAACTTTTGTATAAATTTAGTAGTGAACAAAAGAACAGTTGTTTGTTCGTTTCCGGCCAATGCCGCGTTAAGTATTATGAGTTAAACAGTCCGTCGCTTTTTTAGCATGTAGCGACTGGAGGAAAGTATGAATAAAGCAGTTTCTGCCAATAATGGCGAATTCCATACTGAAGTTTGCGTAGAGAATATTTGTATTCAAAAAAGGGGCCCGGGAAAAATACAAGACCATCCCTGGAATGCTGTAAAAATGTATATTAGCGGGAAGCGAAGGAGGTCGATTATGGCGACAATAACAATGGAAGTCCCGGAAGACATCATGAATTTCATGGTGTGCGAAAACAAGTGCGATGAGCTCCGTCGCAATGCTTTGTTGCTGTACCCCTTTATCAAGAACGAGACAATCTCGCATGGTCGTGCCGCCGAAATTTTGGGCATTTCCAAGTGGGAACTGATTGAATTGTATGGGAGCGAGGGAATCCCGTATATTGACCAGAGCTGGGAAGAAGTTGAACAGGACGCAGGCAATGTGATGGAACTACTTTCCAAGAGGTAGGGATGATTGTCGTTTCTGATACAACTCCAATAATTTCTTTTCTCAAAATCAACCGTCTTGACATTCTTGAAACTCTCTTTGGCGAGGTCCTGCTTCCCGAGGCTGTGTTCGAAGAACTGGTTGCAAACCCGATTTTTCAAGAGGAAGCCGACAAAGTAAAAAACTGCAGTTTTCTCAAGAAAGTCTCGATTGCTAATAGCAACACTGTCAATATGCTGATGCGCATGACTGGTTTGGATCTTGGCGAAAGCGAAGCAATCATCTATTCCGACGAAAACAAGAGCGATCTTTTAATTGTCGATGAAGTTCGAGCCAGACATGTGGCCACGACTATGAAATTACGAATATCCGGCACAATTGGCATTTTAACTGCAGCTAATGAAAAAGGTCTGTTGAATAAAGAAGATGCGATTGAATGCGCTAGGATTCTTCGATTGTCCAAAAGGCATATCAGCGAGACGCTCTTAAATTCATTTGTTGAAAATTTGAAGTAGAGTTTCGCCCTGCTTTCGCGTTAGGCCCCGCAGCCCGTATGGGGTCGGACTCGCGCGGCGCTTGCCTTGTGCAGTCGCAGGTCGCGCGAGGCTGAACGAACGACTCGCATCGCGAGTCGATAGCGCAAGAGGGCCGGCCCGCCAGGGCAACGCCCAAAACATCGCCCCCTGTCGCCTATAGTTTGCAAAGTGAAATTTTTTCGCGCCCCGCCTTGACACCGCCCAAACTTTTGTATAAATTTAGTAGTGAACAAAAGAACACTAATCAAGCCGTCGCTTTTTTAGCCTGTAGCGACTGGAGGAAAAATGAATAGAACCCAGTTTTGGGCCATGGCCCGCGATCTCAAGGAACATCCTGAGAATCTCCCCAAGTATCGTGAAATCTATAGGAATGTCTATCCGTTCAGCGATGGCATTTTTAAGATGCTGATGGCGAGCGAAGGCAAGCCGGAGCGAACGATCAAGTTTTTGAACGCCATGCTCGGGCTCACTGGGAACAAGGCGATTACGAAGTTCACCCTGGGCGTTCAGGAACAGCCTGGCGTGATGGACAACAAGACCAACATTTTTGACATTTACGGATACAATCAGGCGAATGAACCCGTGGTCATCGAGGTGCAGCAGAATTTCAACACGCTGTTCATGGACCGTCTGGTTTATTACACATCTCGCATCGTGAATAACCAGGTGAAGAAAAACAAGAGTTACGAGCTGCCGCATATCTATGTGCTTTCGCTGCTTGTGGATGACCAGTTCCCGCTGGAGCCTGACACTTATTTTCATCAGTGCCAGGTAATGCGGAACCGTAAATATCCATTCAAGAAGATTGATGTGTTCCTTGTGGAAATGTCGAAGTTTTTCCGCATGGACGACCGCCTGCAAGAAGAAAATTGCTGGGAAGCCCGTGATGTGTCGCCCCGCGCAGAAATGCTGCGGCTCTTTCGCGATGTGCTGGAAGACAAGACCATCGACGAGGAAAAAGCGGGAAATCTCCTTGACGAAGACTTCGCAAAAGATGTATCTTTTGTGGGGTACACCGATGAACTTTTACTCCTGGAGGTAGATAACATGACTGACATGCTTTACGAAAAGCAGGGCTCCTACCTGCAGGGAAAAGAAGAAGGTCGCAACGAAGGTCTTTCCCAGGGGGCAGATGCCAAGAACAAGGAACTTGCCAAGGGGTTCCGTGATGATGGTGTTCCTCTGGAAATCATTTCTAAGCGAACAGGCCTTACTCCCGAAGAAATCAAGGAGTTGTAAATTCTATCATCGTTGATACAACGATTACCGGCATCAACCCAAAATCGCAAACATCCATTCGTTGTATAACAAACTTGAATTGGCCAATAATCGGAAATTTCCACAATTCAACAAATGTTTCGGCCTCCTTGACTAACACAATTTAATTTCATATATTAAATCTTGTTAATTACGAGGCAAATATGCTGCTTGAATTTTTGAAAAAGAACTTTGGCCCCGGAAAGCCGATTTTTACAGCCGACGCAGAATGTCTGGGGTTGTCCCCCGTAAATCTTCGTCAACAGTTTAAAAAGCTGTGCGACAGTCATCAGCTACTCCGCTTCGAAGCGGGCGTATTCTTCTTGCCCGATCCCAATGGCGAATATTGCCCAAAGCCCTCGGCCAACATGGTGGCAGAATACAAGTACATCCGCAACGAACAAGACGTGTACGGATACTATTCTGGCTACACCTTTGCAAACCAACTTGGCCTAACCTTGCAAGTGCCCTACAAGGCTGAAATTGTATCAAACAACGCGACTGCAGTTGTGCGCGAAGTAAAAGTCGGACAAACTCCATTTTTTATCCGTCGTTCGCGAATTGCAGTGACTCGAGAAAACGTGAGCACGCTGCAACTCTTAGATTTGCTAAAGGATGTCGAGGAATACACGGACTACGAATGCGAAGAAGAGGCTCCCGACCGTATCAAGGGCTTTATTCAAAGAGCAAAAATCACCCGCGCAGACATAGACAAATACATCGGCGAATTTCCGCTGAAAACCTACAAGAGCATTTACGATTTGAGGTTGGAAAGTGTATTTGCATAATGAGCCTGATTACTTTTTGAAGTTGATAAAGGGCGCTAGCGACACCCTGAATGTGATGGACGCTTTAGTTGAAAAAGACTATTACGTCTCCCTCATCCTTGCCGAAATCGCGGCTACATCAGACCTTGCCGTTTTCAAGGGCGGAACATCGTTATCCAAGGCGCACCATACAATCAATCGATTTTCAGAAGACATCGACATTGCATTTTGCGGTCACATCGGTGCTTCGCGAAGAAAAAAGCTTAAATACAATGTGATCGCGCCTATCGCAACAAAGCTCGGGCTTGTCATTACCAACTTTGACAAGACGCAAAGCGATCGCGACATCAACAACTACACTTTTGCCTATAAGCAGTTGTGCAACTCCAGTGCACAAGTCGTTCCAGAAGTCCGCCTAGAAACCAGTATGGTCACCGAAGCGTTTCCTGTTGTAGAAATGTCCATCGGGAATTACATTGCAACATACGCAAGCAACGTAGATGTTGAAAAGTATGATTTGCAGCCGTTTCAAATGAAAGTGCAATCTTTAGAAAGAACCTTCGTAGATAAAGTCTTTGCCATTTGCGACTATTACCTCGCCGGAAAAACAAGACGCCTGTCTCGTCATCTTTACGATTTGCACAAGTTGTATCCGCAAATCACATTTAATGATGATTTAAAAAAGCTAATCCAGCAAGTTCGCAGCGTGCGGGCCGCAACTGACACTTGCCCATCGGCCATGCCGGGCATCAACATCAACGAACTGCTGAAAGAAATCTGCGAAAAAGATTTCTTCAAAAAAGACTACGATGGGGTAACCCAGTTCTTTGTATTTGACAATGTGAAATACAAAGAAGCTAAAAGCACGCTTGGGCAAATTGCAGAAAATTTTAATGATTAATCCCTCAAATTACAGCGCCGTATCCAGCACCATCATCAGGGAAAATCCCAGAGCGAAAAGCAGAGTTACGCCGTCAAAGTGAACACCTTCATTGGCTTCGGGCAAAAGTTCCTCCACCACCACGTAGATCATGGCTCCGGCAGCAAGGCTCAACAAATAGGGCATGGCAGGGAGAATGGAACTTGCCAAAAGCACCGTAACCACGGCGGCGCCCGCTTCTGCAACTGCAGATACAAAACCAAGTCCAAAGGACTTTAAACGTGTCTCGCCCTCGGCACGCAAGGGCAGCGAAACAATTGCACCTTCCGGAAAATTCTGCAAGGCCATACCGATGGAAACTGCAACTGCAGACGCCAACGAGATTCCGCCCGCCGCGCCCACGCTTGCAACATCGCCAGCAGTTCCCGCAACGGCACCAGCACCCGCAAGCCATCCGGCAAACACCACGCCAATGGCCATTCCCTCTGGAATGTTATGGATGGTTACGGCAAGGGCAAGCATCGTCGTACGTTTCATTTTCACGCGGGGACCTTCGGGATCATTACTGCCCAAGTGCAAATGGGGCGTAATCTTGTCAATCAGAAACAGCAAAAGAATGCCCGCCCAGAATCCCGCAACAGGAGGAACAAAGGCAAGTTTGCCGTAATCCGCAGCCGATTCGATGGAGGGCAACAGCAAGCTCCATACGGACGCCGCCACCATCACACCAGCGGCAAAAGCCATCATGGCCCGCTGCACCTTGGGCCGCAAACTTCCCTTCATGAAAAAGACACAGGCCGCCCCGAGAACCGTTCCCAAGAACGGAATCCCAATTCCATAAATCACAGGCAAGTAATGAGCAAAATCCATAAAGCCTCCATTCAATTTTCAATATACAAAACAGAGGATTCTAGTGACAGTTATAAATAAAAATGCAGAAGTTCGAAGACCTCTTATTTTCTATACATCACCACAAAGCTTTTGCGTTTCACGATTTCCTTAATCGTCACTTCGACAAAGCCTGCGGCCTTCCCAAGCGAGATCAGTTCTTCCGGTTCAAACTTCTTGAAGCCTTTTTTCGTGTAGCTCAGTTTGTCCAGCCATTCCTTGGTGTAGACCACGTTATAGAAGGCGGCGCCAGGTTTCAGCACACGGCGAATTTCGGACAGGCCCTTTACAGTATCATTCCAGAAGTAGATGGTGTTGATGGATGTTACCGCAGAAAATGTATTTTCATCAAAGGTCAAATCGCAGCAGTCGCCAATCTGCAAATGAAGTTTTCCTTCGCGGGAGGCACGCACATTTCGAGAAGTCGCCGCAGCCACCATGTCTTCGGAAATGTCGATGCCGTACATATCGCACTTGCACTTGCCATAAAGAAGTTGCAACAAGTAACCGTTTCCAAAACCAACGTCAAGCACCTTGTCATCAGGCGAAACGTCCACCAGGGCAACCGTATTCTTGTACATGGCCCTGTTGATGACGTTCATGATTACGCAGCAAACTGCACCCACAAAACCGCGGGGGTTCCCGAACTGACTGCCGATATATTCTGAAAACTTACTCATCATTTTTCCAAAGATTCTATTCATCAAACAGGTTTATCTGCTTATCGTTTCTAGGAACGATCCAGCTGATTTGCTTTGCCTGGTGAATCACATCATTTGTTTTTAAATTGCCTATAATCAATGGCGATTCCGAATCATGCATTTTGTGATTTGAAAGCACAACATCTTTACCATAATTTGCATAACAGTATTTGCAAAGATGCAAGCAATTGCTATAGGCACCAATATCGCCGCTGACAACACACACTTCGCATTCTGAGCGAGCGAACTTTTTCTTTGGTGGAACAAAAGTCAACGCACTATTTTCAAGACCGAAAGCTTTTTCAAAAACTTGCGCCGTGCTGCAGCCACTGCAATCAGCACCGAACTTTGACAACACGGAATTTTCCACACAGGTTTTTATTGAAATGTCGTAACGGTTACCAATTTCAACAAAGGCCTTGGTTATCGCAATTTGTTCTTCGTTCGAAACAGGTTTTAGCTCCGGAAAATTTTGAGCCACTTTATTATAAATATCTACAAAACTTATGATGCATGTGTGAGTGTAACCCGCCAAAAGTTCCGCCATTACAGAAAATGATTTTACGTGTTGCTCCACGGAATATTTATCTGTAATAAAGATCGGATCATAGCGCCATTGCACTGCATCCAGATTTTTTATGAGAGTAAAATCATCTTCAAGTATAGAACTTGACTTTCTAAAATTTACGTTGTGACGATTCGTTGCAACGGAAAGTTCCTTGAACTTTTCCACAACAAAATGCTTATCAGGGACATTAGGCTCTACATCCTTTCCATAAGGCGTCAAAGTCACATGCCACAGCCAACGGTAATCCGCAAGTTCATTCAAATGGGGTATAAGTGGTGCTGGATTTTTTGTACAGAAAAAAAGTCCATCTACAACATTTGAATTTAAATCGTAGCGGGTTACAAAATCCTTATTGTACGGATTGCGAACAAGCACGTATCCTTCGCGAATACGATTCAAAAACCACTTTGAATAGAACGCCGGTAAATCGGTACGAATGCTTGCCGAGATAATCATTTCTTTGCAAATATATTAAGAACTCGGCACAACGGCAGCAAATACAGGAAGCAAGCACAAAGTACAGCGCTGTTGGGCGCCTGAGTTGCGGCAAGCACGATGGCCGTCGCCACGGACCAGGGCACAAGTGCAATCACGGTTACGGCAGAGTCGTAAATATTCAAGGCATGTTGATCGCGATTCGAACCGTCCAAATTCTCCGTCATTTGATTTGTCAAAATGATAGTCAAGGTCTGGTTGCAAACCACGCAAGAAGTTACAACAGCCGCAGTCAAAGTAGCCACAAAGGGATTGGTCCTTTTCGACAACTTCGCCACCAGAAGTTGCAAAGGCGTTAGCATTTGCGTTCCCTTGAAAATTCCACCAAAGCAACCTGCAATCACCACAATGGCAAAAACATTCACCATGGAAACGAGGCCGCCACCATTGATCATTTTCGCCATTTCGGGAACTGTAGTTTCATAGCCAAAAATGATTGATTTTAACAAATTGATAACGAACTGATTTTCAATTACAATCGCCACGACAAACGCTGCGAAAGAACTCCACAAAAGAACAAGACTTGTCCGCACCCGAGCCACAGACAATGCAACAATCACAAATGCAGGAACTAGGCTCCACAAAGAAAGGGAAAATTCCCTGGAGAAAAGTTCCGTTATGTTTTGCGAAACTGGCGACGCGGAGTCCGCAGTAACTCCATCACCACCAATTCCCGCCACAAAATAAATTCCACAGCTCAACAAAAACGGAAGCCATGTCGTGTGCAACATTCCGCGAACATTCTGGTAAATATCCGTCTTCGTTACATTGGCCGCAAGCAACGCCATGGATGAAATGGGAGAAATGCGATTTCCAAAATAAACACCTGCAAGAACGGCGCCGCCCATCCAGGCTTCATCAACACCAAGAGTGCGACCAACCGTAGCGCAAATCACGCCCATGGTTCCTGCAGTCCCAAGAGCGGT
It includes:
- a CDS encoding MFS transporter, producing EFYVNLMPVLTQVGYALGLLFIVPLGDMIDRRRIVLANFTLLIFGLISIYFSTNAVMLLAGSFVTGICSVTPQIFMPMVSLFSRPDEKELKTGMVLSGLLTGILASRVCSGLVGEWFGWRSMFLIAAMMMLASTAIVFKVLPNVPTTYRGTFFSMLKSIGELFVRFSQARIYSIRSGFAFGSFLALWACLAFRMKQAPFFQDSKTVGLLGLCGIAGALTASRIGKYIKRFGVEKFCNAGNFLMATAWATFYFGSNSYAAIIVGIILIDIGMQFIQLGNQSSVMKLCPEATSRMNTIFMTIYFIGGSLGTFLSGTFWTLWGWNGTVFAGLLLTALSFITTAVSYCKR
- a CDS encoding UPF0175 family protein, whose product is MATITMEVPEDIMNFMVCENKCDELRRNALLLYPFIKNETISHGRAAEILGISKWELIELYGSEGIPYIDQSWEEVEQDAGNVMELLSKR
- a CDS encoding Rpn family recombination-promoting nuclease/putative transposase; translation: MNRTQFWAMARDLKEHPENLPKYREIYRNVYPFSDGIFKMLMASEGKPERTIKFLNAMLGLTGNKAITKFTLGVQEQPGVMDNKTNIFDIYGYNQANEPVVIEVQQNFNTLFMDRLVYYTSRIVNNQVKKNKSYELPHIYVLSLLVDDQFPLEPDTYFHQCQVMRNRKYPFKKIDVFLVEMSKFFRMDDRLQEENCWEARDVSPRAEMLRLFRDVLEDKTIDEEKAGNLLDEDFAKDVSFVGYTDELLLLEVDNMTDMLYEKQGSYLQGKEEGRNEGLSQGADAKNKELAKGFRDDGVPLEIISKRTGLTPEEIKEL
- a CDS encoding nucleotidyl transferase AbiEii/AbiGii toxin family protein codes for the protein MKLIKGASDTLNVMDALVEKDYYVSLILAEIAATSDLAVFKGGTSLSKAHHTINRFSEDIDIAFCGHIGASRRKKLKYNVIAPIATKLGLVITNFDKTQSDRDINNYTFAYKQLCNSSAQVVPEVRLETSMVTEAFPVVEMSIGNYIATYASNVDVEKYDLQPFQMKVQSLERTFVDKVFAICDYYLAGKTRRLSRHLYDLHKLYPQITFNDDLKKLIQQVRSVRAATDTCPSAMPGININELLKEICEKDFFKKDYDGVTQFFVFDNVKYKEAKSTLGQIAENFND
- a CDS encoding ZIP family metal transporter; translated protein: MDFAHYLPVIYGIGIPFLGTVLGAACVFFMKGSLRPKVQRAMMAFAAGVMVAASVWSLLLPSIESAADYGKLAFVPPVAGFWAGILLLFLIDKITPHLHLGSNDPEGPRVKMKRTTMLALAVTIHNIPEGMAIGVVFAGWLAGAGAVAGTAGDVASVGAAGGISLASAVAVSIGMALQNFPEGAIVSLPLRAEGETRLKSFGLGFVSAVAEAGAAVVTVLLASSILPAMPYLLSLAAGAMIYVVVEELLPEANEGVHFDGVTLLFALGFSLMMVLDTAL
- a CDS encoding class I SAM-dependent methyltransferase produces the protein MSKFSEYIGSQFGNPRGFVGAVCCVIMNVINRAMYKNTVALVDVSPDDKVLDVGFGNGYLLQLLYGKCKCDMYGIDISEDMVAAATSRNVRASREGKLHLQIGDCCDLTFDENTFSAVTSINTIYFWNDTVKGLSEIRRVLKPGAAFYNVVYTKEWLDKLSYTKKGFKKFEPEELISLGKAAGFVEVTIKEIVKRKSFVVMYRK
- a CDS encoding DUF1848 domain-containing protein; translated protein: MIISASIRTDLPAFYSKWFLNRIREGYVLVRNPYNKDFVTRYDLNSNVVDGLFFCTKNPAPLIPHLNELADYRWLWHVTLTPYGKDVEPNVPDKHFVVEKFKELSVATNRHNVNFRKSSSILEDDFTLIKNLDAVQWRYDPIFITDKYSVEQHVKSFSVMAELLAGYTHTCIISFVDIYNKVAQNFPELKPVSNEEQIAITKAFVEIGNRYDISIKTCVENSVLSKFGADCSGCSTAQVFEKAFGLENSALTFVPPKKKFARSECEVCVVSGDIGAYSNCLHLCKYCYANYGKDVVLSNHKMHDSESPLIIGNLKTNDVIHQAKQISWIVPRNDKQINLFDE